Proteins from a single region of Numenius arquata chromosome Z, bNumArq3.hap1.1, whole genome shotgun sequence:
- the THBS4 gene encoding thrombospondin-4 isoform X2, with translation MGRMNKVRAALHQLLGDFNRQLMGQMMQMNQILGDVKDLLRQQVKETTFLRNTIAECQACGKRSKPKCEVNSCFRGVRCVETAEGFQCGPCPEGLTGNGVTCSDIDECRYNPCFPGVRCVNTAPGFRCEACPPGYTGQTVQGIGLSYAKSNKQVCLDIDECQNGGLGLCVPNSHCINTLGSYHCGQCKPGYTGDQARGCQAERSCRNRALNPCSIHARCIEEKRGEVTCICGIGWAGDGYICGKDVDIDGYPNEELLCSAENCRKDNCRFVPNSGQEDADGDGIGDACDDDADGDGIPNEQDNCVLAPNVNQRNGDQDIFGDACDNCRNVLNNDQRDTDGDGKGDACDDDMDGDGIKNLLDNCQRIPNEDQEDKDNDGVGDACDSCPTVSNPNQSDVDNDLVGDSCDTNQDSDGDGHQDSTDNCPTIINSSQLDTDKDGLGDECDDDDDNDGIPDLLPPGPDNCRLVPNPGQEDDNGDGVGDICESDFDQDTVIDRIDVCPENAEITLTDFRAYQTVVLDPEGDAQIDPNWVVLNQGMEIVQTMNSDPGLAVGYTAFNGVDFEGTFHVNTVTDDDYAGFIFGYQDSSSFYVVMWKQTEQTYWQATPFRAVAEPGIQLKAVKSKTGPGEHLRNSLWHTGDTNDQVRLLWKDPRNVGWKDKVSYRWFLQHRPQIGYIRARFYEGSDLVADSGVTIDTTMRGGRLGVFCFSQENIIWSNLKYRCNDTIPEDFQEFQAQQFGVGDI, from the exons ATGGGACGGATGAATAAAG TAAGGGCAGCTCTCCATCAGCTTC TAG gTGATTTTAATAGGCAGCTGATGGGTCAGATGATGCAGATGAACCAAATACTTGGAGATGTGAAAGACCTTCTCAGACAACAG GTCAAAGAAACAACTTTTCTGAGAAATACCATAGCTGAGTGCCAAGCATGTGGTAA GCGCAGTAAACCCAAATGCGAAGTTAATTCCTGCTTCAGGGGAGTCAGGTGTGTGGAGACAGCAGAGGGATTTCAGTGCGGCCCCTGCCCTGAAGGGCTGACGGGAAATGGAGTTACCTGCTCAGATATTGATGAG tgtcGTTACAACCCTTGCTTCCCTGGAGTGCGATGTGTGAACACTGCTCCAGGTTTCCGATGTGAGGCCTGTCCCCCAGGATATACAGGACAAACCGTGCAAGGGATAGGACTCAGCTATGCCAAGAGCAATAAGCAG GTCTGCTTAGATATTGACGAATGTCAGAATGGTGGACTTGGACTCTGCGTTCCAAATTCCCATTGCATAAACACTTTG GGATCTTACCACTGTGGCCAGTGCAAACCAGGATATACAGGAGACCAAGCCAGGGGATGCCAGGCTGAGAGGAGCTGCAGAAATCGAGCCCTCAATCCATGCAGCATCCATGCTCGTTGTATTGAGGAGAAGCGAGGAGAGGTGACATGTATT TGTGGCATTGGCTGGGCTGGTGATGGTTATATTTGCGGAAAAGATGTTGACATTGATGGCTACCCTAATGAAGAACTCTTATGCTCTGCTGAAAACTGCAGAAAG GACAATTGCAGATTTGTCCCAAACTCTGGACAGGAAGATGCTGATGGTGATGGGATTGGAGATGCTTGTGATGACGATGCAGATGGAGATGGCATTCCCAATGAGCAG GATAACTGTGTCTTGGCTCCCAATGTTAACCAGAGAAATGGTGACCAAGATATCTTTGGAGATGCTTGTGATAATTGCCGCAATGTCCTGAATAATGACCAGAGGGACACAGATGGTGATGGGAAAGGAGATGCTTGTGATGATGACATGGATGGAGATG GTATTAAGAACCTTTTGGATAATTGCCAGAGGATCCCTAATGAGGACCAGGAGGACAAGGATAATGATGGTGTTGGTGATGCCTGTGACAGTTGCCCTACAGTCAGCAACCCAAACCAG TCGGATGTTGACAATGACCTAGTTGGAGACTCCTGTGATACCAATCAGGACAG CGATGGTGATGGGCACCAGGACAGCACAGACAATTGCCCCACCATCATTAACAGCTCCCAGCTGGACACGGATAAGGATGGGTTGGGTGATGAGTGTGATGACGACGATGATAATGATGGCATTCCTGACCTCTTGCCCCCAGGCCCTGACAACTGCAGGCTGGTCCCCAACCCAGGGCAGGAAGATGACAATG GTGATGGAGTCGGGGATATCTGCGAGTCTGATTTTGACCAGGATACTGTGATTGATCGGATCGATGTGTGCCCTGAGAATGCGGAGATCACCCTGACAGACTTCAGGGCCTATCAGACAGTGGTGCTGGACCCAGAAGGGGATGCACAGATTGATCCCAACTGGGTGGTTCTGAACCAG GGCATGGAAATTGTGCAGACTATGAATAGTGATCCTGGCCTTGCTGTTG GTTACACAGCGTTCAACGGCGTTGACTTTGAGGGCACTTTTCATGTGAACACGGTGACAGATGATGACTACGCTGGCTTTATTTTTGGTTATCAGGACAGCTCTAGCTTTTACGTGGTAATGTGGAAACAGACCGAGCAGACATACTGGCAAGCAACTCCCTTCAGAGCTGTTGCAGAGCCCGGCATTCAGCTAAAG GCTGTGAAATCCAAGACAGGCCCTGGCGAGCATCTCCGCAACTCTCTGTGGCACACGGGGGACACCAATGATCAGGTCAGGCTGCTGTGGAAGGACCCCCGAAATGTAGGGTGGAAAGACAAAGTCTCCTACCGCTGGTTCTTGCAGCACAGACCCCAGATTGGTTATATCAG